The following proteins are co-located in the Alkalidesulfovibrio alkalitolerans DSM 16529 genome:
- a CDS encoding GGDEF domain-containing protein, whose translation MTAQRLHYAATAALLFVAVLLGFATCYKSMLHASRAERTQSMAMEQQQRVLMLAALVQRADDPSRSQTLVETRRLLEAQDALTSGHPDSLSLPDLDRARKLLAENPFALDERTRRFADAVRAIAASDDAWGRPSPRIDALVDKAVDELAEGFGRLALVAVDANKEEQRRLLQLQYAFFLAVAAILLYQFFVIVRPLSLQAEKTLAALNQARERLDACVGHDDLTGLFNRLRLEEALSREIVYVQSYGTKLSAVCLDVDHFKEVNSALGQLGGNEVLKSLAELLQGKLTKADALYRFSGEKFVILAPHVGLKQAAVLAEKLRRLVAGHVFPHKTRLTISLGVAECRADEDMEAFLARLNAAVRTAREKGMNRVAAG comes from the coding sequence ATGACCGCCCAGAGGCTTCACTACGCAGCCACGGCCGCCCTGCTCTTCGTGGCCGTGCTCTTGGGCTTCGCCACCTGCTACAAATCCATGCTCCACGCATCCCGGGCCGAACGCACGCAATCCATGGCCATGGAGCAGCAACAGCGGGTGCTCATGCTCGCCGCTCTCGTACAGCGCGCAGACGATCCCTCCCGTTCCCAGACGCTCGTGGAAACGCGCCGCCTGCTGGAGGCCCAGGACGCCCTCACGTCGGGACATCCCGACAGTCTTTCGCTGCCTGACCTGGACCGGGCCCGAAAACTCCTCGCGGAAAACCCCTTCGCGCTCGACGAGCGTACCCGGCGCTTCGCCGACGCCGTCCGCGCGATCGCCGCCTCGGACGACGCCTGGGGCCGCCCCTCGCCGCGCATAGATGCGTTGGTGGACAAGGCCGTGGACGAACTGGCCGAAGGCTTCGGCCGTTTGGCCCTTGTGGCCGTGGACGCCAACAAGGAGGAGCAGCGTCGGCTGTTGCAACTGCAATACGCCTTCTTTCTCGCTGTGGCCGCCATCCTGCTCTATCAATTCTTCGTGATCGTGCGTCCCCTCTCACTGCAGGCCGAGAAGACCCTCGCCGCCCTGAATCAGGCCCGCGAGCGGCTCGACGCCTGCGTGGGACACGACGATCTGACCGGCCTGTTCAACAGACTGCGCCTGGAGGAGGCGCTCAGCCGTGAGATAGTTTACGTGCAGAGCTACGGCACAAAGCTTTCGGCCGTCTGCCTGGATGTGGACCATTTCAAGGAGGTCAACTCCGCCTTGGGGCAGCTTGGCGGCAACGAGGTGCTGAAGAGTTTGGCGGAGCTTCTTCAGGGCAAGCTTACCAAGGCGGACGCCCTGTACCGCTTCAGCGGCGAGAAATTCGTGATCCTCGCCCCTCACGTTGGCCTCAAGCAGGCGGCCGTGCTGGCCGAAAAGCTCCGACGCCTCGTAGCCGGACACGTCTTCCCCCACAAGACGCGTCTGACCATCAGTCTCGGCGTGGCCGAATGCCGCGCCGACGAAGACATGGAGGCTTTTCTCGCCCGCCTCAACGCCGCCGTGCGCACGGCCAGGGAAAAAGGCATGAACCGTGTGGCCGCAGGCTGA
- a CDS encoding SDR family oxidoreductase has protein sequence MSGTGGEWSGKGVVVTGGAQGIGHAVTRAFCQAGAFVALWDADETALAWAGEELSVVGRVLPVRCDVSSEEEISRAACKTLDAFGNVAALVCNAGIMQRSPIGETSLTQWNRVIGVNLTGAWLCVRALVEPLRAASGAVVTIASTRAFQSEPDTEAYAASKGGLTALTHSLAVSLGPEVRVNCIAPGWVDVSRLGKPGGRVPETLRPEDHAQHPAGRVGRPEDVAELALFLCSGKAGFMTGETVVLDGGMTRRMLYLE, from the coding sequence ATGAGCGGGACGGGAGGCGAATGGTCGGGCAAGGGGGTGGTAGTCACAGGTGGAGCGCAGGGAATCGGGCACGCCGTGACCCGGGCGTTCTGCCAGGCTGGAGCCTTTGTTGCCCTGTGGGACGCCGACGAGACGGCTCTTGCCTGGGCCGGGGAGGAGCTTTCGGTTGTCGGCCGCGTCTTGCCCGTGCGCTGCGACGTATCGAGCGAGGAAGAGATTTCGCGCGCCGCGTGTAAGACGCTCGACGCTTTCGGTAACGTGGCCGCGCTCGTCTGCAATGCGGGTATCATGCAGCGTTCGCCCATCGGCGAGACGAGCCTCACGCAATGGAATCGGGTCATCGGCGTGAATCTGACCGGCGCGTGGCTGTGCGTGCGCGCTCTTGTCGAGCCCTTGCGCGCCGCGAGCGGGGCGGTCGTGACCATCGCTTCAACCAGGGCTTTTCAGTCCGAGCCCGACACCGAGGCTTACGCCGCCTCCAAGGGAGGCCTCACGGCGCTCACGCACTCGCTGGCCGTGAGTCTTGGACCCGAGGTGCGCGTCAATTGCATCGCGCCGGGCTGGGTCGACGTCAGCCGCCTAGGGAAGCCGGGCGGCCGCGTCCCGGAAACGCTACGGCCCGAGGACCACGCGCAGCATCCCGCAGGCCGCGTGGGCAGGCCCGAGGACGTGGCGGAGCTGGCGCTGTTCCTATGCTCGGGCAAGGCGGGATTTATGACCGGTGAAACGGTCGTCCTGGACGGGGGCATGACCCGCCGCATGCTCTATCTGGAGTGA
- a CDS encoding omptin family outer membrane protease: MRLSKTIVMWCLAIAVCVVLPVRAEAMRAGGFTENFRLSDSLVPVALEISGGYLTGESREYVYEGSHKLSQLEWQLRDIYMVGANVSVGATDWLVVNVGGWMAVNDHAGRMTDYDWTQENELMWTDRSIHTAKLERGFMLDTNVQTPLHLNDHFSVVPMVGFKFDNWKWTARDGSGIYSVNGWHDTPVTFNGKVIDYEQWYYVPYIGLSASANYEGFTLDAYARGTIYAWAEDRDNHILRSTIFKGKFTHMRYYGLGVKAGYAFTDRFSLALAYDYQKFLTTKGDVRINDRTAGDRSYEHKGGGVDHHSNMFSVSLSYLF, translated from the coding sequence ATGCGGCTGTCCAAGACGATTGTGATGTGGTGCCTCGCCATTGCGGTCTGCGTGGTTCTTCCCGTCCGGGCCGAGGCCATGCGCGCCGGAGGCTTCACCGAGAACTTCAGGCTCTCCGACAGCCTCGTGCCCGTCGCCCTGGAAATTTCCGGGGGATACCTCACGGGCGAGTCGCGGGAGTACGTTTACGAGGGCAGCCACAAGCTCAGTCAACTCGAATGGCAGCTTCGCGATATCTACATGGTCGGAGCGAACGTCTCGGTCGGCGCGACCGACTGGCTTGTCGTCAACGTCGGCGGCTGGATGGCGGTCAACGATCACGCGGGCAGGATGACCGATTACGACTGGACGCAGGAAAACGAGCTGATGTGGACCGACCGTTCGATCCACACCGCCAAGCTCGAACGCGGCTTCATGCTCGACACCAACGTCCAGACCCCCCTGCACCTGAACGACCATTTCAGCGTCGTGCCCATGGTCGGTTTCAAGTTCGACAACTGGAAATGGACCGCCCGCGACGGCAGCGGCATCTATTCCGTCAACGGCTGGCACGACACGCCTGTGACCTTCAACGGCAAGGTCATCGACTACGAGCAGTGGTACTATGTGCCCTACATCGGCCTGAGCGCCTCGGCGAATTACGAGGGTTTCACCCTGGACGCCTACGCCAGGGGCACGATCTACGCCTGGGCCGAGGATCGCGACAACCATATCCTGCGCAGCACAATCTTCAAGGGCAAATTTACCCACATGCGCTATTACGGCCTGGGGGTCAAAGCCGGGTACGCCTTCACGGACAGATTCTCCCTGGCCCTCGCCTACGATTACCAGAAATTCCTGACCACGAAGGGCGACGTGCGCATCAACGACCGCACCGCCGGCGACCGGTCGTACGAACACAAGGGCGGCGGAGTCGACCACCACTCCAACATGTTCTCCGTCTCCCTGAGCTACCTGTTCTGA
- a CDS encoding protein-export chaperone SecB, whose amino-acid sequence MKNQFELQAIKLREINFRLDDESPPQEVHRGGFSIDLKAAPREGDGRQVRVTMRVHTVGEGFPFSLDVAVSGYFAFLRAPEKEEMRTFLDTYAKHILLPYAREAVSNLMARSGMPPVYLPLVLGEPEADWNQGRYVLPGGMPSGTA is encoded by the coding sequence ATGAAGAATCAGTTCGAATTGCAGGCGATCAAGCTGCGCGAGATCAATTTTCGGCTCGACGACGAATCCCCTCCCCAGGAAGTCCACCGGGGCGGCTTCTCCATCGACCTGAAGGCCGCGCCCCGCGAGGGTGACGGGCGGCAGGTCAGGGTCACCATGCGTGTGCACACCGTGGGCGAGGGATTCCCCTTCTCCCTCGACGTCGCCGTGAGCGGCTACTTCGCCTTCCTGCGCGCGCCGGAAAAAGAAGAGATGCGCACGTTCCTGGACACCTACGCCAAGCATATCCTGCTCCCTTACGCCAGGGAGGCGGTCTCGAACCTGATGGCCAGATCTGGCATGCCGCCCGTGTACCTGCCCCTCGTCCTCGGGGAGCCCGAAGCCGACTGGAATCAAGGACGCTACGTCCTGCCCGGCGGCATGCCCTCGGGAACGGCCTGA
- a CDS encoding M16 family metallopeptidase: protein MGTIERMDREQRAAERSAERTPAPTPPADGFVRDGADEAASVAGDAIADGDAAQPRITILENGMTVLTQADGRFPLASIRLYVRAGSGWEEEREAGISHFLEHMAFKGTDRRAPGQVAGEIEGAGGSMNAGTSFDYTVYYVDVPKDAWRLGIDILHDMTVNPSLDPDEFESERQVVVSEIEMGEDTPGRRQFKALQEMVWPETSYGRPIIGFRETLAEMTPEDMRAYLRRLYQPRSMLLVAVGDIDHAEVLQKTRTLFGPLRNQGPLTRPVELPLPLFSGPVVRVEHGNWNKAYLSLAFPVSGLKRQEAVGLELLAQLLGGGQSARLPRKFRYEQQMVDQVSAFSMTLERGGMFVIQAVCDADKAETFVRALAEEMAGLSPHDFGPDEMARAKLQLEDALYRSKETLSGLAGKLGYFTFFEDGQVSEDNYLFSLRTADAETLGGVMDEYLRSDRLASVLLLPEGTELSGDALAEGVREIWASPAETAARHETGARGEVEVVELDGGVSVVLMPDATLPYAAMDIVWPGGGVLEPQGAEGLAAFTSNYLGKGAGGRTTTQLQDYLADRAASVGASARRDAFSVSARYPARFAAEVLPIVRDMILDPAFSGDELGRVRQEQLAAIKQREDQPLGLAFRRIFPFLFEGPGYGTHHLGIPESVSAFQPDDAKAFFERQRSAPFVLSACGVFEREAVLELARDLAARTGPRRSVEIAPPVWKDERQATAHLPGRNQTHLVKIFPAPGLNSPDAPALALLKEALAGQSGILFRELRDRQGLGYSVTAMLWQTPDSGFLAFYIGTDPDKAEQALAGFEETVESLSREPLPVAEVERAQNLMRGDYWRDRQTLGSRSGEAAGLKARGLPLDFNETLLDKAGKATPEDVAAVASRILRLDKAYLFTVTP, encoded by the coding sequence ATGGGAACCATTGAAAGGATGGATCGCGAGCAACGCGCTGCGGAACGCTCGGCCGAGCGCACGCCCGCGCCGACTCCTCCGGCGGACGGCTTCGTCCGCGATGGAGCCGACGAAGCCGCCTCCGTTGCGGGTGACGCGATTGCCGACGGCGACGCGGCGCAGCCGCGCATCACCATACTGGAGAACGGCATGACCGTGCTCACCCAGGCCGACGGTCGCTTCCCCCTGGCCTCGATCCGACTTTACGTGCGCGCCGGGTCCGGCTGGGAGGAGGAGCGCGAGGCGGGCATCTCGCATTTCCTCGAACACATGGCCTTCAAGGGCACCGACCGGCGCGCGCCGGGCCAGGTGGCGGGCGAGATCGAGGGCGCGGGCGGCAGCATGAACGCGGGCACGAGCTTCGACTACACCGTCTACTACGTGGACGTGCCCAAGGATGCCTGGCGGCTCGGGATCGACATCCTGCACGACATGACCGTCAACCCGTCCCTGGACCCGGACGAATTCGAGAGCGAGCGTCAGGTCGTCGTCTCGGAGATCGAGATGGGCGAGGACACGCCCGGCCGCCGTCAGTTCAAGGCGCTGCAGGAGATGGTCTGGCCCGAAACGTCCTACGGCCGCCCGATCATCGGCTTTCGCGAAACCCTGGCCGAGATGACTCCCGAGGACATGCGCGCCTATCTGCGCCGCCTCTACCAGCCGCGCTCCATGCTGCTCGTGGCCGTGGGCGACATCGACCACGCCGAGGTGCTGCAAAAGACCCGCACCTTGTTCGGCCCCCTGCGCAACCAGGGGCCCTTGACCCGTCCCGTGGAGCTTCCCCTGCCGCTCTTTTCCGGGCCCGTGGTCCGCGTGGAGCACGGCAACTGGAACAAGGCCTACCTGAGCCTGGCCTTTCCCGTGTCCGGCCTGAAACGGCAGGAGGCCGTCGGACTCGAACTTCTGGCGCAGCTTCTGGGCGGAGGCCAGAGCGCGCGTCTGCCCAGGAAGTTCAGGTACGAGCAGCAAATGGTGGACCAGGTTTCCGCCTTCTCCATGACCCTTGAGCGGGGCGGCATGTTCGTCATCCAGGCCGTGTGCGACGCGGACAAGGCCGAGACCTTCGTGCGCGCCCTGGCCGAGGAGATGGCCGGTCTCTCGCCCCACGATTTCGGGCCGGACGAGATGGCGCGGGCCAAACTGCAACTGGAAGACGCGCTCTACCGCTCCAAGGAGACGCTCTCCGGGCTGGCGGGCAAGCTTGGCTACTTCACCTTTTTCGAGGACGGCCAAGTCTCCGAGGACAACTATCTCTTCTCCCTGCGCACGGCCGACGCGGAAACGCTCGGCGGGGTCATGGACGAATACCTGCGTTCCGACAGGCTGGCCTCCGTGCTGCTGCTGCCGGAGGGAACCGAGTTGTCCGGCGACGCGCTCGCGGAAGGAGTACGCGAAATCTGGGCGTCTCCGGCCGAGACTGCCGCCCGTCACGAGACGGGCGCGCGCGGCGAGGTGGAGGTCGTGGAACTCGACGGCGGCGTGAGTGTGGTGCTCATGCCCGACGCCACGCTGCCCTATGCGGCCATGGACATCGTCTGGCCCGGCGGCGGCGTCCTCGAACCGCAGGGAGCCGAAGGGCTCGCCGCTTTCACCTCAAATTATCTGGGCAAGGGCGCGGGCGGCCGCACCACCACGCAGCTTCAGGACTATCTGGCCGACCGCGCGGCCTCGGTCGGGGCCTCGGCCAGACGCGACGCCTTCTCGGTTTCGGCGCGCTACCCGGCCCGCTTTGCGGCCGAGGTGCTGCCCATAGTGCGCGACATGATCCTCGATCCCGCCTTCAGCGGCGACGAACTGGGCCGCGTGCGCCAGGAACAGCTCGCAGCCATCAAGCAGCGCGAGGACCAGCCGCTCGGCCTTGCCTTCAGGCGCATCTTCCCCTTCCTTTTCGAGGGGCCGGGGTACGGCACCCACCATCTGGGCATCCCGGAAAGCGTGAGCGCATTTCAGCCCGACGACGCCAAGGCCTTCTTCGAGCGCCAGCGTTCGGCTCCCTTCGTGCTCTCGGCCTGCGGTGTGTTCGAGCGCGAGGCGGTCCTGGAATTGGCCCGCGATCTGGCGGCGCGCACCGGTCCGCGCCGGTCCGTCGAGATCGCGCCGCCCGTCTGGAAGGACGAGCGGCAGGCCACGGCGCATCTGCCGGGGCGCAACCAGACGCACCTGGTCAAGATATTCCCCGCGCCCGGCCTGAACAGCCCTGACGCGCCCGCGCTGGCGCTGCTCAAGGAGGCCCTGGCCGGGCAAAGCGGCATCCTCTTCCGCGAGCTTCGCGACCGCCAGGGCCTTGGCTACTCGGTCACGGCGATGCTCTGGCAGACGCCGGACTCCGGGTTCCTGGCCTTTTACATCGGCACGGACCCGGACAAGGCCGAACAGGCGTTGGCGGGCTTCGAGGAGACAGTGGAGAGCCTTTCGCGCGAGCCGCTGCCCGTTGCCGAGGTAGAGCGCGCGCAGAACTTGATGCGCGGCGACTATTGGCGCGACCGCCAGACCCTGGGCAGCCGCTCGGGCGAGGCCGCCGGGCTCAAGGCGCGGGGGCTGCCGCTCGACTTCAACGAGACGCTGCTCGACAAGGCGGGCAAGGCCACCCCCGAGGATGTCGCGGCCGTGGCCTCGCGCATCCTGCGTCTCGACAAGGCCTATCTCTTCACCGTCACCCCTTAG
- a CDS encoding TIGR03960 family B12-binding radical SAM protein has protein sequence MKHLLPLLPRPSRYAGNEWGAVRRDPATVSAHIALAFPDLYEVGMSYLGQRILYSLVNAEPTWLAERVFAPCPETARILAANDAPLCTLESDTPLARLNAVAFHLTHEMAAPSILWMLDLARIPRRTAERGEEHPLVLVGGGCTGAAEYLAPFADAMVLGDGEAVLPEIMRRLERFRAESAPRAQKLRALAEISGVYVPSLYADDGSGRMRPLPGSGAPEVVRRAVLADLDAAPCPDRLVLPWSQAVHDRLALEIARGCTRGCRFCHAGMAYRPARERTPANLLSCLEKSLDDAGYEEVSFLSLSTGDYSALEGLFAGSFDACAAEQVAFSLPSLRVGSLSPAIMDRMARIRRTGITIAPEAGSQRLRDVINKGVDEEGLLAHVSALFARGWSQVKLYFMCGLPTETKDDLQAIFELCRKVANAAPRGAKRLQVTAAVAPFVPKPHTPFQWERQISLDECRERIDFLRDLFRTDKRLKLKWHDPRTSFVEGLISRSGREAAPLVEALVERGQVLPAWDEYFDFEAFMAAVGEAGIDPEVSLRARDPEEPLPWDHLDVGVSRRFLLAERGRALSGKITEDCRYGACRMCGACDVEAGGFAPEGVRPRTVLARRDQAAPEAAAAASPEASPDASPGAPAESVAGDRPQTSRGPQRPPEIREDLTRREGHFRVWFAKTGPAAWLSTLELQRTLERALRRAAIKPSFSKGFHPMPQISFGRALPVGVESVAEWFDVFTREPYALDEVAGRLAPQMPEGLTLSRVQELSMGRRQPQAVAEDFVLTLGGDEERAAKVRQALEAFAASASFPFTRETRHGVRELDARAFVAAVEFASPREARLRFDWRQGYVSPLAIVRAVLPALSPLEFHLTKTAQHFEESAP, from the coding sequence ATGAAGCACCTCCTCCCCCTCCTGCCGCGCCCAAGCCGCTATGCCGGAAACGAGTGGGGCGCGGTGCGCCGCGACCCTGCGACCGTCTCCGCGCACATCGCCCTGGCCTTTCCCGACCTCTACGAGGTGGGCATGTCCTACCTCGGCCAGCGCATCCTCTACTCCCTGGTCAACGCCGAGCCGACGTGGCTTGCCGAGCGCGTCTTCGCGCCCTGCCCCGAAACGGCCAGGATACTGGCCGCGAACGACGCGCCGCTGTGCACGCTGGAGAGCGACACGCCCCTTGCGCGGCTTAACGCCGTGGCCTTCCACCTGACGCACGAGATGGCCGCGCCCTCCATCCTCTGGATGCTCGACCTTGCGCGCATTCCCCGCCGCACGGCCGAGCGCGGCGAGGAGCACCCGCTCGTGCTCGTGGGCGGCGGCTGTACCGGCGCGGCGGAGTATCTGGCCCCCTTTGCCGACGCCATGGTGCTCGGCGACGGCGAGGCCGTGCTGCCCGAGATCATGCGCCGCCTGGAGCGCTTTCGCGCCGAGTCCGCGCCGCGCGCGCAAAAGCTTCGCGCCCTGGCCGAGATTTCCGGGGTCTACGTGCCCTCGCTCTACGCGGACGACGGATCGGGCCGCATGCGGCCGCTGCCCGGCTCGGGCGCGCCCGAGGTCGTGCGCCGCGCCGTGCTGGCCGATCTCGATGCCGCGCCCTGCCCTGACAGGCTGGTGCTGCCCTGGAGTCAGGCCGTGCACGACCGCCTGGCCCTGGAGATCGCGCGCGGCTGCACGCGCGGCTGCCGCTTCTGCCACGCGGGCATGGCCTATCGCCCCGCGCGCGAGCGCACTCCGGCCAACCTTTTGTCCTGCCTCGAAAAGTCCCTGGACGATGCGGGCTACGAGGAGGTCTCGTTCCTGTCGCTCTCCACGGGCGACTACTCGGCCCTGGAAGGGCTTTTCGCGGGCAGCTTCGACGCCTGCGCGGCCGAGCAGGTGGCCTTTTCCCTGCCTTCCTTGCGCGTGGGCTCGCTCTCGCCCGCGATCATGGACCGCATGGCCCGCATCCGGCGCACGGGCATCACCATCGCGCCCGAGGCAGGCAGCCAGCGCCTGCGCGACGTCATCAACAAGGGCGTGGACGAGGAGGGGCTCCTGGCCCACGTCTCGGCCCTGTTCGCACGCGGCTGGAGCCAGGTGAAGCTCTATTTCATGTGCGGGTTGCCCACCGAGACCAAGGATGACCTGCAGGCCATCTTCGAGCTTTGCCGCAAGGTGGCGAACGCCGCGCCGCGCGGCGCCAAGCGCCTCCAGGTCACGGCGGCTGTGGCCCCGTTCGTGCCCAAGCCGCACACGCCGTTCCAGTGGGAACGCCAGATATCCCTCGACGAGTGCCGGGAGCGCATCGATTTCCTGCGCGACCTTTTCAGGACCGACAAGCGCCTCAAGCTCAAGTGGCACGACCCGCGCACGAGCTTCGTGGAAGGGCTGATCTCGCGCTCAGGGCGCGAGGCCGCGCCGTTGGTGGAGGCCCTGGTGGAGCGCGGACAGGTGCTGCCCGCCTGGGACGAGTATTTCGACTTCGAGGCCTTCATGGCCGCCGTGGGCGAGGCCGGGATCGACCCCGAGGTCTCGTTGCGCGCCCGCGACCCGGAGGAACCGCTGCCCTGGGACCACCTGGACGTGGGCGTGTCCAGGCGCTTTTTGCTGGCCGAACGGGGCCGGGCGCTTTCGGGCAAGATCACCGAGGACTGCCGTTACGGCGCCTGCCGCATGTGCGGCGCGTGCGACGTGGAGGCGGGCGGCTTCGCGCCCGAGGGCGTGAGGCCGCGCACTGTCCTGGCCAGGCGCGACCAGGCCGCGCCCGAGGCGGCTGCCGCCGCTTCGCCTGAAGCTTCCCCCGACGCTTCACCCGGCGCTCCGGCCGAGTCAGTGGCTGGCGACCGGCCCCAGACGTCTCGCGGCCCGCAGCGACCGCCCGAGATCCGCGAGGACCTGACGCGGCGCGAGGGACATTTCCGGGTCTGGTTCGCCAAGACCGGCCCGGCAGCCTGGCTCTCGACCCTGGAGTTGCAGCGCACCCTGGAGCGGGCCTTGCGCCGCGCCGCGATCAAGCCTTCGTTCTCCAAGGGATTTCATCCCATGCCGCAGATATCCTTCGGCCGCGCCCTGCCCGTGGGCGTGGAGAGTGTCGCCGAGTGGTTCGACGTCTTCACCCGCGAACCGTACGCTCTCGACGAGGTGGCCGGGCGGCTTGCGCCGCAAATGCCCGAAGGGCTTACGCTTTCGCGCGTTCAGGAACTCTCCATGGGCCGCCGCCAGCCCCAGGCTGTGGCCGAGGATTTCGTACTCACGCTTGGCGGCGACGAGGAGCGCGCGGCCAAGGTCCGCCAAGCGCTCGAAGCCTTCGCGGCCTCGGCCTCGTTTCCCTTCACTCGCGAGACGCGACACGGTGTGCGCGAACTGGACGCCAGGGCCTTCGTGGCCGCCGTGGAATTCGCCTCGCCGCGCGAGGCGCGCCTGCGCTTCGACTGGCGGCAGGGCTACGTGAGCCCGCTGGCCATCGTGCGCGCCGTGTTGCCCGCGCTTTCGCCGCTCGAATTCCATCTGACCAAGACCGCGCAGCATTTCGAAGAGTCCGCCCCATGA
- a CDS encoding MFS transporter: MSQTVVNSRQGLPFRAALPMLCFLTLAFWLGFLARILMGPLMVPITRDLAASNTEAGGFVLLVGLGATVGLLSSGFISRFLTHRLTISLALLGMGVGALLSGTADTLFAFQASLFAMGAGAGLYLPSAISVITSLTRRADWGKALSVHEAAPNVAFIVAPLFAEFMVETHDWRSAFTVLGAASLVAGALFALRGPGKGERGEAPSPSLLADIVRRPVFWIMSLLFGIAVGATLGPYTMLPLYLVEERGMSREAANMLLAVSRVSGVFMSFVGGMCADRFGPRRTIVVYLALAGLFTMLLGLTEGVWLTAAVLLQPLVSTTFFPAGFSMISRGMPFQARGVAVGFITPMGALIGSGAIPLGLGWCGDHIGFGAGFVMQGALMLVCLLAAWRLPRRDVEE; this comes from the coding sequence ATGAGCCAGACAGTCGTCAATTCCAGGCAGGGGCTGCCGTTTCGCGCGGCCCTGCCCATGCTCTGCTTCCTGACCCTGGCCTTCTGGCTCGGATTTTTGGCCCGCATCCTCATGGGGCCGCTCATGGTGCCCATCACCCGCGATCTGGCCGCGTCCAACACTGAGGCGGGGGGCTTCGTGCTCCTGGTGGGGCTTGGGGCCACCGTGGGGCTGCTTTCGAGCGGCTTCATCTCGCGTTTTTTGACGCACCGCCTGACCATCTCCCTGGCGCTTCTGGGCATGGGCGTTGGCGCGCTCCTCTCCGGCACGGCCGACACACTTTTCGCGTTCCAGGCGTCGTTGTTCGCCATGGGCGCGGGTGCGGGTTTGTATCTGCCTTCGGCCATCTCGGTCATCACCTCGTTGACCCGTCGCGCCGACTGGGGCAAGGCGCTTTCGGTGCACGAGGCCGCCCCCAACGTGGCCTTCATCGTCGCGCCGCTGTTCGCGGAGTTCATGGTCGAGACGCACGACTGGCGCTCGGCCTTCACGGTGCTCGGCGCGGCGAGCCTCGTGGCGGGGGCGCTCTTCGCCCTGCGCGGCCCCGGCAAGGGCGAGCGGGGCGAGGCCCCAAGCCCCAGCCTGCTTGCGGACATCGTCAGACGACCGGTGTTTTGGATCATGTCGCTGCTCTTCGGCATCGCCGTGGGGGCTACACTTGGCCCCTACACCATGCTTCCGCTGTACTTGGTGGAAGAACGGGGCATGAGCCGCGAGGCGGCCAACATGCTGCTCGCCGTGTCGCGCGTCTCGGGCGTGTTCATGTCCTTTGTGGGCGGCATGTGCGCGGATCGCTTCGGTCCGCGCCGGACCATAGTGGTCTATCTGGCGCTCGCGGGGCTGTTCACCATGCTGCTGGGGTTGACCGAGGGAGTCTGGCTCACGGCGGCCGTGCTTTTGCAGCCGCTCGTCTCCACGACCTTCTTCCCGGCCGGGTTTTCAATGATCTCGCGCGGCATGCCGTTTCAGGCGCGCGGCGTGGCCGTGGGCTTCATCACGCCCATGGGCGCGCTCATCGGCTCGGGCGCGATACCGCTCGGCCTTGGCTGGTGCGGCGACCACATCGGCTTCGGCGCGGGCTTCGTGATGCAGGGCGCGCTCATGCTCGTCTGCCTGCTCGCGGCCTGGCGGCTGCCTCGCAGGGACGTCGAGGAGTAG
- a CDS encoding tRNA (adenine-N1)-methyltransferase, with product MIRDGELVLCISPKGKRYLRRLDPKQPLHTHDGRLEAEAVRQAGFGGTALTHLGRPYLVLKPTLHDLCKNLKRQTQIIYPKDIGYILMRLSVGPGATVVEAGSGSGSMTLALAWFVGPTGTVHTFERREEFRKLCGRNLVWAGLDDGRVKQYDRDIAEGFDVTDADALFLDVRTPWEYLDQAVAAVKPGAPMAFLVPTVNQISDLLRGLEKGPFMDVEVLEILVRRYKPVPDRLRPADRMVAHTCFLIFCRAAVPPASGEECGCALLGEDGGAAADDIAPGVEIPLHDEKPRGQALDDEPALEDGAPAQAPDDAQQAEGPPERRLGADADGE from the coding sequence ATGATACGAGACGGCGAATTGGTACTGTGCATCAGCCCTAAGGGCAAGCGATATCTGCGGCGGCTGGACCCCAAACAACCCCTGCACACCCACGACGGCAGGCTCGAGGCCGAGGCCGTGCGCCAGGCGGGTTTCGGCGGCACGGCCCTGACGCACCTGGGCCGCCCCTATCTGGTGCTCAAGCCCACCCTGCACGACCTGTGCAAGAACCTCAAGCGTCAGACCCAGATCATCTACCCCAAGGACATCGGCTACATCCTGATGCGCCTTTCCGTGGGCCCCGGCGCGACCGTGGTCGAGGCGGGTTCGGGCTCGGGCTCCATGACCCTGGCCCTGGCTTGGTTCGTCGGTCCCACCGGCACAGTGCACACCTTCGAGCGGCGCGAGGAGTTCCGCAAGCTGTGCGGCCGCAACCTGGTCTGGGCCGGGCTCGACGACGGCCGGGTCAAGCAGTACGACCGCGACATCGCCGAAGGCTTCGACGTCACGGACGCGGACGCGCTCTTCCTGGACGTGCGCACGCCCTGGGAATACCTGGATCAGGCCGTCGCGGCGGTCAAGCCGGGCGCGCCCATGGCCTTTCTGGTGCCCACGGTGAACCAGATCAGCGATCTCTTGCGCGGGCTCGAAAAAGGGCCGTTCATGGACGTGGAGGTCTTGGAGATCCTCGTTCGGCGCTACAAGCCCGTGCCCGACAGGCTTCGGCCCGCCGACCGCATGGTGGCGCACACCTGCTTCCTGATTTTCTGCCGCGCGGCGGTGCCGCCCGCGAGCGGGGAAGAATGCGGTTGCGCCCTGCTCGGTGAAGATGGCGGCGCGGCTGCGGACGACATCGCCCCTGGCGTCGAAATCCCGTTGCACGACGAGAAGCCGCGCGGCCAGGCGCTCGACGACGAGCCCGCGCTCGAAGACGGGGCGCCCGCCCAAGCCCCGGACGACGCGCAGCAGGCCGAGGGGCCGCCCGAGCGCCGCCTGGGCGCGGACGCGGACGGAGAGTAG